The following proteins come from a genomic window of Methylorubrum populi:
- a CDS encoding DUF6005 family protein has translation MSNETLIAAIGTVLREEMRHPHLDRFGPEARLNEDLYLDSVQLLQLILALELTHGVSVPEAAINRQDVSTVADLARLLAPGAAEPAVAPAEPEASSEGVHGAMPYDLKIHCFVSCVCDGLKSRGIDHRPFYALIWDAEFAITDGSRLAYHSDAMDHESFRYWFERLYGVPLVSWYDHSRSKDENVATLLDLLERREPEASIMVMLDMFHLPERENKFNQNPFPHYLLVSLGDDPDLWQVRDPDFRWEGVIERARMLNAIRQPSVAGGYRFDPSLAHPPADTDLAAFFEACFRFDANPLIDAARAIVLAHAEGRGGLRLTELGEALRELPVITIRKWAYEHGFAFFWRALRWPDPEFQRICDEIEALVNGLTALHYAVLKLARTGDTAELTPVLARLDALDAQEFAIKRQLASAYAAWRQTSPALGPAPGRAAPPSRERLPA, from the coding sequence GTGAGCAACGAGACGCTGATCGCGGCCATCGGCACGGTGCTGCGCGAGGAGATGCGCCATCCCCATCTCGATCGGTTCGGGCCGGAGGCGCGGCTGAACGAGGATCTCTACCTCGATTCCGTCCAGCTGCTTCAGCTCATCCTGGCGCTGGAGCTGACGCACGGCGTCTCGGTGCCCGAAGCGGCGATCAATCGGCAGGACGTCTCCACCGTCGCCGACCTCGCCCGGCTCCTGGCGCCGGGGGCAGCCGAACCGGCCGTGGCGCCCGCCGAACCGGAGGCATCCTCCGAGGGCGTCCACGGCGCGATGCCCTACGATCTGAAGATCCACTGCTTCGTCAGTTGCGTCTGCGACGGGCTGAAGAGCCGCGGTATCGACCACCGCCCGTTCTACGCTCTGATCTGGGACGCCGAGTTCGCCATCACCGACGGGTCGCGGCTCGCCTACCACTCGGACGCGATGGACCACGAGTCGTTCCGCTACTGGTTCGAGCGGCTCTACGGTGTGCCACTCGTGTCCTGGTACGACCATTCCCGCTCGAAGGACGAGAACGTCGCCACCCTGCTCGACCTTCTGGAGCGGCGCGAGCCCGAGGCAAGCATCATGGTGATGCTCGACATGTTCCACCTCCCCGAGCGCGAGAACAAGTTCAACCAGAACCCCTTCCCGCACTACCTGCTCGTGTCGCTCGGCGACGATCCCGACCTGTGGCAGGTCCGTGATCCCGATTTCCGCTGGGAAGGCGTGATCGAGCGCGCGCGGATGCTGAACGCCATCCGCCAGCCCAGCGTCGCCGGCGGCTACCGCTTCGATCCCTCCCTCGCCCATCCGCCCGCGGACACGGATCTGGCGGCCTTCTTCGAGGCCTGCTTCCGGTTCGACGCCAACCCGCTGATCGATGCCGCGCGTGCCATCGTGCTCGCCCATGCCGAGGGGCGCGGGGGTTTGAGGCTGACCGAACTCGGCGAGGCCCTGCGCGAACTGCCGGTCATTACCATCCGCAAATGGGCCTACGAGCACGGCTTCGCCTTCTTCTGGCGGGCCCTGCGCTGGCCGGACCCGGAATTCCAACGGATCTGCGACGAGATCGAGGCCCTGGTGAACGGTCTCACCGCCCTGCACTACGCCGTGCTGAAGCTCGCCCGAACCGGGGACACGGCCGAACTCACCCCCGTCCTCGCGCGTCTCGACGCCCTCGACGCGCAGGAATTCGCGATCAAGCGGCAGCTCGCCTCCGCCTACGCCGCGTGGCGGCAGACGAGCCCGGCTCTCGGCCCCGCCCCCGGACGCGCCGCGCCGCCCTCCCGCGAAAGGCTCCCCGCATGA
- a CDS encoding sugar phosphate isomerase/epimerase family protein gives MRIALCTISFRHHLVSIGELARFARGHGFDGIELWGVHARNLGPGDHAEWLAAYGLRVPMLSDYLPLDAPLETLTERTAELAGLARSWGAPRLRTFAGTKASAAAAPEERAQVAARLRMAAEQLADCGLRLVVETHPGTLADTTASLLDLLAAVDHPNLRVNFDTLHVWEGGDDPLAAHARLSPHIDYYHLKNVRSRADLSVFAPANVYAAAGRREGMTPLFEGALDYGAFLKTLPPQAEGSLEWFGEASFSVLPTDLFRLRSATAGRRGAAPLHAAR, from the coding sequence ATGAGAATCGCGCTCTGCACCATCAGCTTTCGCCACCATCTCGTGTCGATCGGCGAACTCGCCCGCTTCGCCCGCGGCCACGGCTTCGACGGGATCGAGTTGTGGGGCGTGCATGCCCGCAATCTCGGCCCCGGCGACCACGCCGAATGGCTCGCCGCCTACGGGCTGCGGGTGCCGATGCTGAGCGACTACCTGCCGCTCGATGCGCCCCTCGAAACCCTGACCGAGCGGACCGCCGAACTCGCCGGCCTCGCGCGGAGCTGGGGCGCGCCGCGGCTGCGCACCTTCGCCGGGACCAAGGCCAGCGCCGCCGCCGCGCCGGAGGAGCGCGCCCAGGTCGCCGCTCGCCTGCGGATGGCGGCAGAGCAGCTCGCCGATTGCGGCCTGCGGCTCGTGGTGGAGACGCATCCCGGCACGCTCGCCGACACCACCGCCTCGCTCCTCGACCTGCTGGCGGCGGTGGATCACCCGAACCTCCGGGTCAATTTCGACACGCTCCACGTCTGGGAGGGCGGCGACGACCCGCTCGCGGCCCATGCCCGACTCAGCCCGCATATCGACTACTACCACCTCAAGAACGTGCGCAGCCGCGCCGACCTGTCGGTGTTCGCGCCGGCCAACGTCTACGCCGCGGCCGGACGGCGCGAGGGCATGACCCCCCTGTTCGAGGGCGCGCTGGATTACGGCGCTTTCCTGAAGACGCTGCCGCCGCAGGCGGAAGGCTCGCTCGAATGGTTCGGCGAGGCCTCCTTCTCGGTGCTGCCGACCGACCTTTTCCGCCTGCGCAGCGCCACCGCCGGCCGCCGCGGGGCCGCCCCCCTCCACGCCGCGCGCTGA
- a CDS encoding DUF2218 domain-containing protein, with product MTESRAVVGTPHASRYLQQLCKHWSHRFETESSATQARIALPLGETRLTADAETLTIDLTAGDAASLPDLRDVVVRHIERFAFRETLRFEWT from the coding sequence ATGACCGAGAGCCGCGCCGTCGTCGGCACCCCGCATGCCAGCCGCTATCTCCAGCAGCTCTGCAAGCACTGGTCGCACCGGTTCGAGACCGAATCGAGCGCGACCCAGGCCCGGATCGCGCTGCCGCTCGGGGAGACGCGCCTGACCGCCGACGCCGAGACCCTGACGATCGACCTGACCGCGGGGGACGCCGCCAGCCTGCCCGACCTGCGCGACGTGGTCGTGCGCCACATCGAGCGCTTCGCCTTTCGCGAGACGCTGCGCTTCGAGTGGACGTGA